In a single window of the Coffea eugenioides isolate CCC68of chromosome 3, Ceug_1.0, whole genome shotgun sequence genome:
- the LOC113764965 gene encoding uncharacterized protein LOC113764965 — MDDVPIHKIQISGPALASLLLRFSSSPGAIHGLLFGHVTVSATSSLSDDPTSNLDPSSADVDAGTAIPLLTATVTSFLSLPSHLPRSLQPLPNPNPPSSSLLGWFSARRRTPLRPSLNDSTTTHALSSSTSLSLFPFLVSLQTSLSSLCNSFVE; from the coding sequence ATGGACGACGTTCCTATTCACAAGATCCAAATTTCTGGTCCTGCACTGGCCTCCCTACTCCTCCGTTTCTCCTCTTCCCCCGGGGCTATTCACGGCCTTCTTTTCGGCCACGTCACTGTCTCCGCCACCTCCTCTCTCTCCGACGATCCCACCTCCAATCTAGACCCTTCTTCCGCTGATGTCGACGCTGGCACTGCCATTCCGCTTCTTACAGCCACCGTCACCTCCTTCCTCTCCCTCCCTTCGCACCTCCCTCGCTCACTCCAACCCCTCCCGAATCCTAACCCAccttcctcctccctcctcGGCTGGTTCTCCGCCCGCCGCAGAACCCCTCTCCGCCCCTCCCTTAACGACTCCACCACCACGCACGCTCTCTCCTCCTCTACTTCCCTCTCCCTCTTCCCTTTTTTAGTTTCTTTGCAGActtctctctcttccctctgcAATTCGTTTGTTGAATAA